The Spirosoma foliorum genome has a window encoding:
- a CDS encoding acyl carrier protein, which translates to MKERVIEILHGFGVQETAITDQTHFTRDLGLDSLDTVDLIMQLEQEFGIRIPDEDYDKLTTMKGVMTYLHGEQAIA; encoded by the coding sequence ATGAAGGAGCGAGTTATTGAGATTCTGCATGGATTTGGGGTTCAGGAAACCGCCATTACCGACCAAACTCATTTCACCCGCGATTTGGGTCTGGATAGTCTAGACACCGTCGATCTGATCATGCAGCTCGAACAGGAATTTGGCATCCGAATTCCCGACGAAGATTACGACAAACTAACAACCATGAAAGGCGTTATGACTTACCTACACGGCGAACAGGCCATAGCTTAG
- a CDS encoding DHA2 family efflux MFS transporter permease subunit — protein MATQTLAMPAQSAQPTGFRKWIVVVTAISAAIIELIDTSIVNVGLTDIAGNLGVTIEDVAWVVTAYAIANVIVIPMTGFLQRYFGRKNYYVASIILFTIASYGCGFADNLWLLVFFRFLQGIGGGALLSTSQGLMFDAFPPSQRPVASALFGMGIVLGPTLGPTLGGYIIDNYHWSWMFYINVPIGIAAVLLSVAYIDKKEDEKNIDRKSIQIDQIGILLLAVGIGSLQYVLERGEADDWFDSKVILWLSVAAVIAIPLFIWWELRGTRDPVVDLRALKNRNLAIGSILMVVIGYGLFTSVLLYPLFAQRIVGLTATQTGKLLIPGGLVTLPMFALVGRLLAKGVSPRFAVAIGYVAFSTFCFIMSTYNMNASDGDFITALIIRGIGLAFVNVPLINQSVSTLTPRELPTGIAIVNMMRQVGGAFGVAITNTYVTQRTAVHRGDLVSNLQPGEMLTTERVTAMTQALIAKGVNAFDAATGAYKNLDQIISRQALMLSYLDTFKLAGLFFVVSFPLLFLLKQKKMDAATAKAIADSAH, from the coding sequence ATGGCAACTCAAACATTAGCTATGCCTGCACAATCGGCTCAACCCACTGGATTTAGAAAGTGGATAGTCGTTGTGACAGCCATTTCGGCAGCCATTATTGAATTAATTGATACATCCATTGTGAACGTCGGCCTAACCGACATTGCCGGGAATCTCGGTGTCACGATTGAAGATGTAGCCTGGGTAGTAACGGCTTACGCGATTGCCAACGTCATTGTAATACCGATGACGGGCTTTTTGCAACGATATTTTGGTCGCAAAAATTATTACGTTGCCTCCATTATCCTGTTCACGATCGCTTCCTATGGTTGTGGATTTGCGGATAATCTCTGGCTACTGGTTTTCTTTCGGTTCTTACAGGGCATCGGTGGCGGGGCTCTCCTCTCGACCTCACAAGGGTTGATGTTCGATGCCTTTCCGCCTTCACAGCGGCCTGTTGCTTCAGCCTTATTTGGTATGGGTATTGTACTCGGGCCAACGCTTGGACCTACGCTCGGTGGCTATATTATTGACAATTACCATTGGAGCTGGATGTTTTACATCAATGTTCCGATTGGCATTGCAGCCGTCCTTTTAAGTGTAGCCTACATCGACAAAAAGGAGGACGAGAAAAATATTGACCGTAAAAGCATTCAGATTGACCAGATAGGCATTTTACTGCTGGCCGTTGGCATCGGGAGTCTACAATATGTACTGGAGCGAGGTGAAGCTGACGACTGGTTCGATAGTAAAGTAATTTTGTGGCTGTCGGTTGCCGCTGTGATTGCTATTCCGCTCTTTATCTGGTGGGAACTTAGAGGCACCAGAGACCCTGTCGTTGACCTTCGGGCGCTGAAAAACCGAAATCTGGCAATAGGCTCTATTTTGATGGTAGTTATCGGTTATGGTCTGTTTACCTCGGTACTACTTTACCCACTGTTTGCTCAACGCATTGTTGGCTTAACAGCCACGCAAACGGGTAAGCTTCTGATTCCAGGTGGGCTTGTTACGTTACCCATGTTCGCCTTAGTTGGCCGATTGCTGGCCAAAGGTGTGTCGCCAAGATTTGCCGTAGCGATTGGGTACGTTGCCTTTTCGACCTTCTGCTTCATCATGTCGACCTACAATATGAATGCGTCGGATGGTGATTTCATTACAGCGCTTATTATCAGGGGTATTGGTCTGGCATTCGTAAACGTACCGCTTATTAACCAATCGGTGTCGACCTTGACACCCCGTGAGTTGCCTACGGGTATCGCCATTGTGAATATGATGCGGCAGGTGGGTGGCGCTTTCGGAGTTGCCATTACAAACACCTACGTAACGCAACGCACGGCTGTTCATCGGGGTGATCTGGTATCTAATCTGCAACCCGGCGAAATGCTAACAACCGAGCGCGTAACGGCTATGACACAGGCATTGATAGCAAAAGGAGTCAACGCATTCGATGCCGCCACAGGAGCCTACAAAAACCTTGATCAAATTATTTCCAGACAGGCGCTAATGCTTTCGTATTTGGATACGTTCAAGTTGGCAGGCTTGTTTTTCGTTGTCTCGTTCCCATTGCTATTCTTACTTAAACAGAAAAAGATGGATGCGGCCACTGCCAAAGCCATTGCCGATTCAGCTCACTGA
- a CDS encoding DUF4249 domain-containing protein encodes MRSVLSRLVVGLSALFLPLACIDPDDSALLSTNDILVVDGTITNLAEPQIIRLNRSKADPLTGKFGTTPITKATVIVVVDSSLQIFCHETIDGSYQLPSDFKGQIGHAYQLRFTLADGTQYASSQQIMQAVPAISKVSSRFNPKSLPVTQLDGYTAAHDIFIESQDPAQEHNYYRWDWKLYERQYWCRTCRNGVYSVHKVLPGVYNADKDFKYFVTGDELYEDCFVPSPGLSQVDSKAPVVPTEQWNYDYPCRTACWEILYNNDIQVFDDRYANGNLISQQRVAQIPFYDYQPALVDVRQLSLTPDAYQYYKLFADQTQKTGGLSDTPPTALGGNVHQVGNSQKQTIGYFTASAVSQVHYWLDRTDRQGFAYGALDPGGPHLNDGDDLFYALNNRRPSPEPPPLYILDDYRPTPKVKIWPYADRPPTAPCLQSDNRTPFKPQGWRD; translated from the coding sequence ATGCGCTCGGTTCTCTCTCGACTAGTAGTTGGCTTATCAGCTCTCTTTCTGCCACTTGCCTGTATAGATCCGGATGATAGCGCCTTACTCAGCACGAACGATATATTGGTTGTAGACGGCACAATCACCAATCTGGCTGAGCCTCAAATTATTCGCCTTAACCGATCAAAAGCAGACCCGCTTACGGGGAAATTCGGGACCACACCCATTACGAAAGCAACGGTAATAGTCGTGGTAGATTCATCACTACAAATTTTCTGTCACGAAACCATTGATGGTAGTTATCAACTTCCCAGCGATTTTAAAGGTCAGATTGGGCATGCATATCAACTTCGATTTACCCTGGCTGATGGTACTCAATATGCATCTAGTCAGCAGATTATGCAGGCCGTTCCAGCAATTTCGAAAGTAAGTTCACGATTTAATCCGAAGAGTCTTCCCGTTACTCAGTTGGATGGCTACACAGCTGCTCATGACATCTTTATCGAGAGCCAGGACCCAGCTCAGGAACACAATTATTACCGATGGGACTGGAAACTCTACGAACGTCAGTATTGGTGCAGAACCTGCCGAAATGGAGTCTATTCCGTTCATAAAGTCTTGCCCGGAGTCTATAACGCCGATAAAGACTTCAAATATTTTGTAACTGGTGACGAACTTTACGAAGACTGTTTTGTCCCATCGCCGGGGTTATCACAGGTTGATTCGAAAGCACCGGTTGTGCCTACAGAGCAATGGAATTATGATTACCCTTGCCGAACAGCGTGCTGGGAAATCTTATACAACAATGATATTCAGGTCTTTGATGACCGTTATGCGAATGGCAATCTGATTAGCCAGCAACGGGTAGCCCAGATTCCGTTTTACGATTACCAGCCTGCTCTGGTCGATGTTCGTCAGCTCTCACTGACTCCAGACGCCTATCAGTACTATAAGCTTTTTGCCGACCAGACTCAGAAAACAGGTGGATTATCCGATACTCCACCAACGGCTTTGGGTGGCAATGTTCATCAAGTAGGCAATTCCCAAAAACAGACCATAGGCTATTTTACGGCTTCGGCTGTTTCACAAGTGCATTACTGGCTCGACCGGACCGATCGGCAGGGATTCGCTTATGGCGCTTTAGATCCCGGTGGGCCACACCTTAATGATGGCGATGATTTATTTTATGCGCTCAATAATCGTCGGCCAAGTCCTGAACCGCCCCCGCTGTATATTCTGGATGATTACCGCCCAACGCCTAAGGTCAAGATCTGGCCTTATGCAGATCGTCCGCCAACGGCTCCGTGCTTACAAAGCGATAATCGAACCCCGTTTAAGCCCCAAGGTTGGCGAGACTGA
- a CDS encoding HlyD family secretion protein encodes MATTTQQMATTEEKSGLSAYLPRIIIGLVVLVGGYFGYQAFRHSQQYETTDNAQIEGNSAPVLARVAGYVTSVNVDDYATVKQGQQLVTIDPQEYDVALAQAEADYQQSLADLENARADLQNAQATSRNVVQNARVAQSNAQVQAIRRNKAQQDLQRDQNLYKEQSLTKKQLEDSQNNVEVQSGQYNANIEQVNLAKTSESVAQAGIAKAQANIQKIQAVLKVKQAAIDNAKLKVGYARLAAPIAGKIGRKNVVVGQYVQPGQNLFTIVADSTFWVVANFKETQLEKMQLGQEVDIKLDAYPDLDIKGRVSSLSDATGARFALLPADNASGNFVKITQRVPVKIEILNPEKYKNQLRAGLSVDAEVRVAK; translated from the coding sequence ATGGCAACCACAACACAGCAAATGGCAACCACAGAAGAGAAAAGCGGCCTCAGCGCATATTTACCCCGCATTATTATTGGACTAGTAGTACTTGTAGGTGGTTATTTCGGCTATCAGGCGTTCCGCCACAGCCAGCAGTACGAAACAACAGACAACGCCCAAATTGAAGGAAACTCAGCGCCAGTACTCGCTCGGGTAGCGGGTTACGTAACCTCGGTGAATGTTGACGATTACGCCACGGTAAAACAAGGCCAACAACTCGTAACCATCGATCCTCAGGAATACGATGTGGCCCTGGCACAAGCTGAAGCCGATTATCAGCAGTCATTGGCCGACCTTGAAAATGCCCGTGCCGACCTGCAAAATGCGCAGGCAACTTCGCGCAACGTAGTCCAAAACGCGCGTGTAGCTCAATCGAACGCCCAGGTACAGGCTATTCGACGCAACAAAGCCCAACAGGATTTGCAACGCGATCAGAATCTATACAAAGAACAATCGCTGACCAAAAAGCAACTGGAAGACTCGCAGAATAACGTAGAAGTACAATCGGGACAGTACAACGCGAATATTGAGCAGGTCAATCTGGCTAAAACATCGGAAAGCGTAGCACAGGCTGGTATTGCTAAAGCGCAAGCCAACATTCAGAAAATCCAGGCGGTCTTGAAAGTGAAACAGGCAGCTATCGACAACGCCAAACTGAAAGTCGGCTATGCTCGGCTTGCCGCTCCAATTGCCGGTAAGATTGGTCGTAAAAACGTAGTCGTTGGTCAATATGTACAACCTGGCCAGAACCTGTTCACGATCGTTGCCGATTCGACCTTCTGGGTAGTTGCCAACTTCAAAGAAACGCAGCTGGAGAAAATGCAGCTTGGTCAGGAAGTTGACATCAAACTGGATGCGTATCCTGACCTCGACATCAAAGGTCGCGTATCGTCTTTGTCGGATGCTACCGGAGCCCGGTTTGCGCTACTACCTGCCGATAACGCATCTGGGAACTTCGTAAAAATCACGCAACGGGTACCGGTGAAAATCGAAATCCTCAATCCAGAGAAATACAAAAATCAACTGCGGGCCGGTCTGAGCGTAGACGCCGAAGTGCGCGTAGCTAAGTAA
- a CDS encoding beta-alanine-activating enzyme beta-propeller domain-containing protein, with amino-acid sequence MACSSESTPSPDTNALVFVGSDDAHLYAIDAQTGQKKWAFATNGDVSSSPIVFDGWVYAGSDLGRFFAVDVQRGNLQWSVATQYSMATSPIAADGRIYLRGQDVYAYDAKTGNPIWGTFRGGSEPGSSVVKDGTSLFMAESETLIAYDAISGSRLWSFITDNNIQTVPVVSNGVVFIGSNDTILYALGAANGKSKWSFRASAAIVGSPTVANGRVYFGCYDDQLYALDEQTGKLLWRYATKSPIFSSPTVANNMVYVGSMDGNLYAVDVQKGTTAWSTNVGGAVFSSPTVANGVVYVGSTDNGLYAFDASDGGKKWVFYTQDRVRSSPCVLTTQGHVIRGFGNVQ; translated from the coding sequence GTGGCTTGCTCTAGTGAGAGTACACCTTCTCCAGATACGAATGCGCTGGTCTTTGTGGGTAGTGATGATGCCCATCTGTACGCTATCGATGCCCAGACGGGCCAAAAAAAATGGGCTTTTGCTACCAATGGTGATGTTTCGTCCAGCCCCATCGTGTTCGACGGTTGGGTGTACGCTGGTAGTGACCTGGGTCGTTTTTTTGCCGTTGATGTCCAACGAGGAAACCTGCAATGGAGTGTAGCTACCCAGTATAGTATGGCGACGAGCCCCATTGCGGCTGACGGACGAATTTACCTCAGAGGGCAAGACGTATATGCATATGATGCCAAAACAGGAAACCCTATCTGGGGAACGTTTCGAGGTGGTTCAGAACCAGGGTCTTCGGTGGTTAAAGATGGAACGAGCTTATTTATGGCTGAATCAGAAACTCTAATCGCCTATGATGCTATCAGTGGTAGCCGACTGTGGTCCTTTATCACCGATAATAATATTCAGACTGTACCTGTTGTGTCAAACGGGGTTGTTTTTATAGGCAGCAACGATACCATTCTGTACGCGCTGGGAGCTGCAAACGGCAAGTCGAAATGGTCTTTTCGGGCTTCAGCAGCAATTGTAGGTAGCCCGACTGTAGCCAATGGTCGGGTATATTTTGGATGTTATGATGATCAGTTATACGCCCTGGATGAACAAACAGGGAAACTCCTCTGGCGCTATGCTACCAAGAGCCCTATTTTTTCCAGCCCTACCGTAGCTAACAACATGGTATATGTTGGGAGTATGGATGGAAACCTTTATGCGGTAGATGTACAAAAAGGCACGACAGCCTGGTCAACTAATGTAGGGGGTGCTGTTTTTTCCAGTCCTACGGTTGCCAATGGAGTGGTTTATGTGGGTAGCACCGATAATGGCCTGTATGCATTTGATGCCTCTGATGGAGGTAAAAAATGGGTTTTTTATACCCAGGATAGAGTTCGATCCAGCCCTTGTGTTCTGACAACGCAGGGGCATGTTATTAGAGGGTTTGGAAATGTCCAATAA
- a CDS encoding TolC family protein, with protein MHSKLLIIPILLATGGLQAQNQPVQLPDDLRALVQQANANYPVLKQQQQQIQANELRVDIARTAMKPNVSGNASYQYLNPVAKATLPIDGVDRTLQFQPNHNVNAYVGIGQTIYDWGRTNAATRQATDNVQVLRRGLEITQQSLAYQVAAAYYGVGFLQRSLVVQDSVIRTASANVRLLATRLQNGDALQYDVLTQQVRVKVAQNRKIEIQNQLERQLAALTYLTGNPNPDISRAVEQFTLEAMSGRTPTQIFALANDSQTTLAGNKDVQLAQDRVRQAETDVLVNNLAGRPSLSFSGSAGFRNGYLPEINTPKFNIAAGVTLAVPIYSGKRYQLQNQAAQLNLNASQYAVENANAQVRQSIAQLNADIRSNQTRLANLETQVEQSQKALQIANARLRNGVITNVELQSAETGVEEAELGRLNFQYQLMLNQLELKRLLGESLL; from the coding sequence ATGCATTCCAAGCTTCTAATAATACCTATTCTCCTGGCAACAGGGGGCCTTCAGGCTCAGAATCAGCCAGTCCAGCTTCCCGACGATTTACGGGCGCTGGTGCAACAGGCCAATGCTAATTATCCGGTTCTGAAACAGCAACAACAGCAAATTCAGGCCAACGAGTTGCGAGTGGATATTGCCCGCACGGCTATGAAACCAAACGTATCGGGAAACGCCAGCTACCAGTACCTCAATCCGGTAGCAAAGGCAACGCTGCCCATTGATGGTGTGGATAGAACCCTTCAGTTTCAGCCCAACCACAATGTGAATGCTTACGTGGGTATCGGGCAAACCATTTACGACTGGGGCCGCACGAATGCCGCTACACGGCAGGCTACTGATAATGTACAAGTATTGCGTCGGGGTCTGGAAATTACGCAGCAATCACTGGCGTATCAGGTAGCGGCAGCTTACTATGGTGTTGGTTTTCTACAACGAAGCTTGGTGGTTCAGGACTCGGTTATCCGCACAGCCAGCGCCAATGTTCGTTTGTTAGCCACTCGTCTGCAAAATGGCGATGCGCTTCAATATGACGTGCTTACGCAGCAGGTTCGGGTGAAAGTAGCGCAGAATCGTAAGATCGAGATTCAGAACCAGTTGGAACGGCAGTTGGCGGCACTTACCTACCTGACAGGCAATCCGAATCCAGACATCAGTCGGGCAGTAGAGCAATTTACTTTAGAAGCCATGTCGGGTCGTACACCGACTCAGATCTTTGCTCTGGCCAATGATAGCCAGACAACCTTAGCTGGTAATAAAGACGTTCAACTGGCGCAGGATCGCGTTCGGCAAGCCGAAACCGACGTGCTGGTCAACAATCTGGCTGGTCGTCCTAGCCTTAGTTTCTCTGGCTCAGCCGGGTTTCGAAATGGGTATTTGCCCGAAATCAACACGCCGAAGTTCAATATCGCGGCTGGTGTAACGCTGGCAGTACCCATTTATTCAGGGAAACGTTATCAATTGCAAAATCAGGCGGCTCAGTTAAATCTGAATGCCAGTCAGTATGCCGTTGAGAACGCCAACGCTCAGGTACGGCAGAGTATTGCCCAGCTCAACGCCGATATCCGGAGTAACCAAACTCGTTTGGCAAACCTCGAAACGCAGGTAGAGCAATCGCAGAAAGCGCTCCAAATTGCCAACGCCCGTTTACGGAATGGCGTGATTACCAACGTTGAACTGCAAAGCGCTGAAACGGGTGTAGAAGAGGCTGAATTAGGCCGACTGAACTTCCAATATCAGCTGATGCTCAACCAATTAGAGTTAAAACGATTGCTTGGCGAATCGTTGCTGTAA
- a CDS encoding NAD-dependent succinate-semialdehyde dehydrogenase, translated as MFSSINPYNQQKLKTYRADSSQTIERKLKQADRAFADWSALSIRERTDYLRKVGVYLSMHKQRYAELMTAEMGKTLKEAVAEVEKCAATCTYYADHAEAFLADQSIETDAKHSFITYQPLGPVLAIMPWNFPFWQVMRFAIPGLIAGNVGLLKHASNVFGSALAIEEIFRESGLPEGVFSSLLVDSSAIEGILKDRRVKAVTLTGSERAGASVASIAGSQIKKSVLELGGSDALIVLADADLEKAAEIAVKSRMQNAGQSCIAAKRFIIEKSVKKQFTELVINQISKIKQGDPTDETTTMGPMARLNLADDIERQARESIAKGAKLVAGGKGTGFQRSGCNVAPILLDKVKPGMAAFDEETFGPLAVLIEAKDEADAIRLANQSNFGLGSALWTQDLDKADRLVRQIQAGSVFVNGLMRSDARVPFGGIKTSGFGRELSEVGIKEFVNVKTVWIEKS; from the coding sequence ATGTTTTCCTCCATCAACCCCTATAATCAGCAGAAGCTGAAAACCTATCGCGCTGATAGCTCTCAAACTATTGAGCGTAAACTGAAACAAGCCGACCGGGCCTTTGCCGACTGGTCGGCTTTGTCTATTCGGGAGCGTACGGACTATCTTCGTAAAGTAGGTGTCTATCTGTCTATGCACAAGCAGCGCTATGCCGAACTGATGACGGCCGAAATGGGCAAAACGCTCAAAGAGGCTGTTGCTGAAGTTGAGAAATGCGCGGCTACCTGTACCTATTATGCTGATCATGCCGAAGCCTTTCTGGCGGACCAATCTATTGAAACCGACGCCAAACATAGTTTTATAACGTATCAGCCGCTGGGGCCGGTACTGGCCATTATGCCCTGGAATTTCCCTTTCTGGCAGGTTATGCGGTTTGCGATTCCGGGCCTTATTGCGGGAAATGTCGGCTTACTCAAGCACGCATCCAACGTGTTTGGTTCTGCGCTGGCCATTGAAGAAATCTTTCGGGAGTCTGGTTTGCCCGAGGGCGTATTTAGCTCACTTCTAGTCGACTCATCGGCAATTGAAGGCATTTTGAAAGATCGGCGGGTGAAAGCCGTTACGCTCACTGGTAGCGAACGGGCAGGAGCGTCGGTGGCGAGTATTGCGGGTAGTCAGATCAAAAAATCAGTACTGGAATTGGGCGGTTCCGATGCGCTAATCGTATTGGCCGATGCCGATCTGGAAAAGGCGGCCGAAATAGCCGTGAAATCCCGAATGCAAAACGCCGGACAGAGCTGTATTGCTGCGAAACGATTTATTATTGAAAAATCGGTGAAAAAGCAGTTTACAGAACTGGTGATAAATCAAATCAGCAAGATCAAACAAGGCGATCCGACTGATGAAACTACGACTATGGGACCAATGGCGCGTCTTAATCTGGCCGACGATATTGAGCGACAAGCTCGTGAATCTATCGCTAAAGGCGCCAAATTAGTAGCTGGTGGAAAGGGGACCGGTTTCCAGCGATCTGGCTGCAACGTTGCCCCAATCCTGTTGGATAAAGTAAAACCTGGTATGGCGGCTTTCGACGAAGAAACATTTGGGCCATTAGCCGTTTTGATCGAAGCCAAAGATGAAGCCGATGCCATTCGGCTAGCCAATCAATCTAATTTTGGACTTGGTTCTGCACTATGGACGCAGGATCTGGACAAGGCTGACCGACTGGTACGTCAAATTCAGGCCGGGTCTGTGTTTGTGAATGGCCTAATGCGTTCCGATGCGCGGGTTCCGTTTGGTGGCATCAAGACATCCGGTTTCGGGCGCGAACTCTCGGAAGTTGGCATCAAAGAGTTTGTAAACGTGAAAACTGTGTGGATTGAGAAGTCGTAA
- a CDS encoding MarR family winged helix-turn-helix transcriptional regulator, whose translation MFVETDKNSFDFDQYRVIRERSLGRLFWRLKRYTSNLIEPKLHALGYKDFKMSYLMFLSNIEEGGTTNNELAKRACVTKQMMSKIVGLLESEGYIYIQKNPTDSRSNIIFLNDRGKELFISLKGCMEEARDKFDVIVGHDRMELVLDTLVELTNKLESEEQ comes from the coding sequence ATGTTCGTGGAAACAGACAAAAATTCCTTTGATTTTGACCAATATCGGGTCATTCGGGAGCGATCTCTAGGTCGCTTATTCTGGCGGCTCAAACGATATACGAGTAACCTTATTGAGCCTAAACTGCACGCACTTGGATATAAAGATTTCAAAATGAGTTATTTGATGTTTCTCTCGAACATTGAAGAGGGAGGGACAACAAATAATGAGTTAGCAAAACGTGCCTGCGTTACGAAGCAAATGATGAGTAAAATTGTTGGCTTGCTCGAAAGCGAAGGATATATCTATATTCAGAAAAATCCGACTGACTCTCGGTCGAACATTATTTTTCTGAATGATCGAGGGAAGGAGTTATTCATAAGTCTTAAAGGATGTATGGAAGAGGCTCGCGATAAATTTGATGTGATCGTTGGCCACGACCGGATGGAACTGGTGCTTGATACCCTGGTTGAATTAACCAATAAATTAGAAAGCGAAGAACAATAA
- a CDS encoding DedA family protein codes for MNQIIDFFQYLLNSEEIIRTGGLVLITLIIFVENGIFFGFFLPGDYLLFLSGVFAGTKLLNVPLWLLLSCIFGAAVLGSATGYLTGYYFGARIKNRPDSLFFKQKYIDNTRDAFLRYGNSALIISRFLPIVRTFAPLLAGLIHMPAPFFMLYNVIGGAIWVLTLVGGGFYFGEKFPWIVDYVQYIILFFLAITTFTVIKGYLNARKQKPAEKVSE; via the coding sequence ATGAACCAGATTATCGACTTTTTCCAGTACCTGCTTAATTCCGAAGAAATCATTCGGACGGGCGGCCTGGTGTTGATTACCCTCATCATTTTTGTTGAGAACGGAATTTTCTTCGGTTTCTTCCTGCCGGGCGATTATCTGCTGTTTTTATCGGGCGTCTTTGCGGGTACAAAACTGTTGAATGTACCGCTTTGGTTATTATTGAGCTGCATTTTTGGCGCGGCTGTATTAGGCTCGGCAACGGGTTATCTAACGGGCTATTATTTTGGCGCACGCATCAAAAATCGCCCCGACTCACTGTTTTTTAAACAGAAATACATCGATAATACGCGAGACGCCTTTTTACGATATGGTAATAGTGCTCTGATTATCTCACGCTTTTTACCCATTGTCCGCACATTTGCCCCGTTGCTGGCTGGTCTTATTCATATGCCAGCGCCATTTTTCATGTTGTACAATGTCATTGGTGGGGCTATCTGGGTATTAACGTTGGTAGGTGGAGGGTTCTATTTCGGCGAGAAGTTCCCCTGGATTGTCGATTACGTTCAGTACATTATCCTGTTCTTCCTGGCCATCACGACCTTCACGGTTATCAAAGGCTATCTGAACGCACGGAAGCAAAAACCTGCCGAGAAAGTCAGCGAATAA